The DNA sequence GGCTCTCTAAGCCCATCTGGCCCGCCTCGCCTTTGGCGGGGCTAGGCTCGGGGCTGCGGCTCAGCGTCGTCGCCAAGGCGGGTATGGGTGCGTCCTCCAAGGTCTCGACGGCCTCGCCGCTGAAGACCGAGAGTTGGCTGCGCATGATGTCCACGGCCTGGTCGAGGGCGCTCTCGGGGCTGACGCTGCCGTCCGTCCAGACGCGCAGGACGAGGCGGTCCAAGTCGGTCTTCTGGCCGACGCGGGTGTCCTCGACGCGGTAGGCGACGCGGCGCACCGGGGTGAAGACCGCGTCGACGGGAATCGAGTTGATGCGGTCCTTGGTGGCGTGGAGGTCGGCGGGCACGTAGCCGACGCCGGGATCGACGCGCACCTCCATGATCAGCTTGCCGCCCCCCGCCAGGGTGGCGATGTGAAGCTCGGGGTTGATAAGCTCGGCGCTGGCGGGAACCTCGAAGTCGGCCGCGGTCACCTTGCCCTCCGCTTCAGCGCGGAGCATCAGGGTGACGGGGTCGTTGTCGTGCAGTTTGACGACGAGTTCCTTTAGGTTCATGACTACCTGCATGACGTCCTCTTTGACGCCGTCGATGGTCGAGAACTCGTGCAAGACGTCCTCGATATAGACGCTGGTGACCGCGAAGCCGGGAATCGACGAGAGCAGGATGCGGCGCAGCGGGTTGCCGAGCGTCTGGCCGTAGCCGCGGACCAGCGGCTCGACCACGAATTCGCCGTACTTGTCGCTGACGGTGCGCTTTAGTTCGGGTTTGATTTGCACAGTGGCTCCTCAGAAAAGATTAAAAATTGAAGATTAAAGATTTAAAATTTTGAATCTTCAATTTTTAATGTTGAAATTCGCTTACCTCGAGTAGTACTCGATGACCTGGAGTTCGTTGACGGGGACCATCAGATCTTCGCGGGCGGGCGGGCGCAGGAAGCGGCCCTTCAGCTCGTCGGGCTCGAACTCGAGCCAGGGGCTCATCTTGCGGCGGCGGCCGGCCTCAACGTTGCTGCGGATAAAGTCGAACTTCTTGGCCGCCGGGCTGACGGTCACTTCGGTGTTGGGCGTGAGCTGGTAGCTGGCGATGTCCAAGCGCTTGCCGTTGACGTGGACATGGCCCTGGTTGACGAGTTGCCGAGCCTGGGCGCGCGAGGAGGCGATGCCGAGCCTGTACACCACGGAGTCGAGGCGGCTCTCCAGGAGCGCCAAGAAGTTGGCGCCGGTGACGCCCTCGCGGCGGCTGGCCTCGTCGAAGAGGCCGCGGAACTGCTTTTCGCTCACGCCGTAAAAGCGGCGGAGCTTTTGCTTTTCGCGCAGCCGCACCGCAAAGTCGCTCGGCTTGCGGCCACGGCGCTGGCCGTGCTGGCCGGGCGGGTAGGGGCGCTTTTCGATGGCGCACTTGGCGCTGTAGCAGCGGTCGCCTTTCAGGTAAAGCTTGGTGCCCTCGCGGCGGCACAGTCTGCAAACGGGTCCTGTATAACGTGACATTGATCTCCTTTAAACCAGTTCCTTTAAACCAGTTGAAAATGAAGGTTGAAAACTTGAACTGCTGCTACATCCGCTTGCGCTTGCGCAGGCGGCAGCCGTTGTGAGGCGTGGGGGTGTCGTCGATTATCGAGCGGACGTTGACGCCCGTTCCCTGGATCGAGCGGATGGCCTGCTCGCGGCCCGAGCCGGTACCGCGCACCACGATGTCGAGCTGGCTCACCCCGTAGTTCTGGGCCTTGCGGGTGGCGTCGGCGGCGGCGAGCTGGGCGGCGTAGGGGGTGCCCTTTTTCGAGCCCTTGTAGCCGATCGAACCCGACGAGGACCAGGCTACGGTGTTGCCTTCCATGTCGGTAATGGTCACGATGGTGTTGTTGTACGAGGCGTGGATAAAGGCCTTGCCCTCGGTCAGGTTGCGCCTGACGCGCTTTTTGGTCTTAGTTTTTGTCGCTGCCTTGGCCATGGTTTCTCCTTAAGGGCCAAAGGTCGAAGGTTCAAAATCTTCGACCTCCGATTTTGAATTTATTTCTTCGCCGCCCGCTTCTTGCCGGCGACGGTCTTGCGCGGGCCCTTGCGGCTCCGGGCGTTGGTCTTGGTCGATTGGCCGCGCACCGGCAGGCCGCGGCGATGCCGGAGGCCACGGTAGGAACCGATGTCCATCAGGCGCTTGATGTTGAGCTGGATCTCGCGGCGCAGGTCGCCCTCGACCTTGTACTCTTTTTCGACGATGTCGCGGAGCTTGATGACCTCATTTTCGGCCAAATCCTTGACGCGGGTGTCGGGGCTGACACCGGCCTTGTCGAGGACGGTCTGGGCGCGGTGGAGGCCGATGCCGTAGATGTAGGTGAGGCCGTACTCGATGCGCTTTTCTCTAGGAAGGTCGATGCCTGCGATTCTAGCCATTATTCACGTACCTCCAGCTTGACACTGTTTTCATACCTTGGTTTATACCTTGGTTTATCCTTAACCTGCTGTTTGAGCTTGCTCAAACAGCAGGTGCTTAGCCCTGCCTTTGCTTGTGCTTGGGGTTCACCGGGCAGATGACGAACACCTTGCCGTGGCGGCGGATTATCTTGCACTTGTCGCAGATCGGTTTGACGGACGCACGAACTTTCATGCTCTCTCCTTACTTCCGGTAAACGATGCGACCCTTTTCGGGGTCGTAGGTGCTGATTTCCAGAACGACCCGGTCGCCCGGGAGAATGCGAATATAGTTGCGGCGCATCTTGCCGCCGACGTGAGCCAAGAGCTCCGGCCCGGCGTCGAGTTGCACCATAAAGGTGGTGTTGGGCCTGGCCTCCAAGACCACGCCTTCGGTCCTGATGGTGTCTTGAACGGTGCCCTCGGGGCGTTCCCGCTCCGCTTTGGGAGGTCGCCGTTTGCCACCGGATCGTTTACGCGCCATAGCTTCCTCCTGTAGTGAGGGCGGGACTGCAAAGGGAGAGCACGCGCGGACCGCTGTCGGTGATCGCTACGGTGTGCTCGAAATGCGCGGCGAGACTGCCGTCCGCGGTGGGCGCCGTCCAACCGTCGCCCATGACCGTCACCCGGGTAGAGCGCTGCGTCACCATGGGTTCGATGGCCAAAACGAGACCGGGACGTAAAACAGGGCCCGTCCCCGCGCGACCATAGTTCGGCACCTCGGGAGCTTCGTGGAACTGAGTGCCAATCCCGTGGCCCACGAACTCGCGAACCGCCCAAAATCCTGCCGCCTCGATGACGCCCTGAATGGCCGCGGAAACATCGCCGAGCCGGTTGCCGGCTTGTGCTGCCATAATCCCGGCCTCGAGCGACTTCTGCGTCACGTCGAGCAGCCTTTGGACGGGGCCGGTGACCTTGCCGATAGCGTAGGTCTTGGCCATGTCAGCAGCATAACCCCGGTAAAAGGTGCCGATGTCGATCGACAGGATATCACCGGGGCGAAGCGGCCGACGGTCGGGAATCCCGTGGACGACCACCTCGTTCAAACTGGTGCAGAGCACCGCGGGAAAACCGCGGTAGCCCTTGAAAGCGGGCTTACCGCCACGTAAAAGGATAGCACGTTCGGCGACATCGTTCAACTCGGCGGTGGTCACGCCGGGCGCAATGGCCCTTTCGACCGCCTCTAAGGCCTCGCGGTTGACATCGGCCGCTTCCGCCATGATGTCCAGTTCGGCGGGCCGCTTCAGGATCAAGGCAGCGCCCCTTCGACGCGGGCGGACACGTCCTCGATCCTGCCCTCGCCGCTCAGGCGCCGCAGTTTGCCCTTGGACTCGTAGTAGTCGATGAGCGGCCGGGTCTGCTCATCAAAAACGCGCATGCGGCGGCGGATGGTGTTGGCGTTGTCGTCGCTGCGCCCCTCCTGGCGGGCGCGGCCGGCGAGCCGCGCCACCAGCTCGTCCTCGTCGACCTCGAGCAGGATCACCGCGGTGATGGGCGCGGCGAGCTCCTCCAAGAGGTCGTCCAAGGCCCTAGCCTGCGCGGGCGTGCGCGGAAAGCCGTCGAAGAGCACCCGCACGCTGTTCT is a window from the Deinococcota bacterium genome containing:
- a CDS encoding DNA-directed RNA polymerase subunit alpha, coding for MQIKPELKRTVSDKYGEFVVEPLVRGYGQTLGNPLRRILLSSIPGFAVTSVYIEDVLHEFSTIDGVKEDVMQVVMNLKELVVKLHDNDPVTLMLRAEAEGKVTAADFEVPASAELINPELHIATLAGGGKLIMEVRVDPGVGYVPADLHATKDRINSIPVDAVFTPVRRVAYRVEDTRVGQKTDLDRLVLRVWTDGSVSPESALDQAVDIMRSQLSVFSGEAVETLEDAPIPALATTLSRSPEPSPAKGEAGQMGLESLNLSSRVLHSLQEEGIDSVEALLALSERDLKKVGGVGDKSLEEIKERLTAQSLELKE
- the rpsD gene encoding 30S ribosomal protein S4; its protein translation is MSRYTGPVCRLCRREGTKLYLKGDRCYSAKCAIEKRPYPPGQHGQRRGRKPSDFAVRLREKQKLRRFYGVSEKQFRGLFDEASRREGVTGANFLALLESRLDSVVYRLGIASSRAQARQLVNQGHVHVNGKRLDIASYQLTPNTEVTVSPAAKKFDFIRSNVEAGRRRKMSPWLEFEPDELKGRFLRPPAREDLMVPVNELQVIEYYSR
- the rpsK gene encoding 30S ribosomal protein S11; the protein is MAKAATKTKTKKRVRRNLTEGKAFIHASYNNTIVTITDMEGNTVAWSSSGSIGYKGSKKGTPYAAQLAAADATRKAQNYGVSQLDIVVRGTGSGREQAIRSIQGTGVNVRSIIDDTPTPHNGCRLRKRKRM
- the rpsM gene encoding 30S ribosomal protein S13, encoding MARIAGIDLPREKRIEYGLTYIYGIGLHRAQTVLDKAGVSPDTRVKDLAENEVIKLRDIVEKEYKVEGDLRREIQLNIKRLMDIGSYRGLRHRRGLPVRGQSTKTNARSRKGPRKTVAGKKRAAKK
- the rpmJ gene encoding 50S ribosomal protein L36, giving the protein MKVRASVKPICDKCKIIRRHGKVFVICPVNPKHKQRQG
- the infA gene encoding translation initiation factor IF-1, producing MARKRSGGKRRPPKAERERPEGTVQDTIRTEGVVLEARPNTTFMVQLDAGPELLAHVGGKMRRNYIRILPGDRVVLEISTYDPEKGRIVYRK
- the map gene encoding type I methionyl aminopeptidase, with protein sequence MILKRPAELDIMAEAADVNREALEAVERAIAPGVTTAELNDVAERAILLRGGKPAFKGYRGFPAVLCTSLNEVVVHGIPDRRPLRPGDILSIDIGTFYRGYAADMAKTYAIGKVTGPVQRLLDVTQKSLEAGIMAAQAGNRLGDVSAAIQGVIEAAGFWAVREFVGHGIGTQFHEAPEVPNYGRAGTGPVLRPGLVLAIEPMVTQRSTRVTVMGDGWTAPTADGSLAAHFEHTVAITDSGPRVLSLCSPALTTGGSYGA
- a CDS encoding adenylate kinase, producing the protein MGPPGAGKGTQAAHLAEERGLMKLATGDMLRDHVRRGSELGKRAKVIMDAGELVSDDIIVGMVRSTLAAENSVRVLFDGFPRTPAQARALDDLLEELAAPITAVILLEVDEDELVARLAGRARQEGRSDDNANTIRRRMRVFDEQTRPLIDYYESKGKLRRLSGEGRIEDVSARVEGALP